In Phycisphaerae bacterium RAS2, the DNA window GGGTATTCCGATTACATCGAATTCAAGCAGGACGTCACACAGACGCAATCGGAGCGCGGCGCGCCGGACGTGACTGCCGGCCTGAAGCGGTTGTACGGCATGATCCGCCGGGTCGAATCGGCTTCCAAGGACGGCGCCACGCTGACGCTGACGCTCGATCGCGCGATGCATGAGAAATGGAGCATGTACCTTCGCCGCTGGTACGACTCCGATCGCCATGACAACACCGACGAGCTGCCGATTCTCTCACGCGCCCTGAACATCGTGCTCCACCGCGTATTTCAGTTTCAAGTGAACAAACGCCTGGAGGTCGTCGACGTGCAGGTGCCCGATGATCTCGAAAAGGCGATCATTGAAACGCAGGACGGATTCTTTGCTCCCGAGGTGCAGCGCGATTTCAGCGCCCAGCGGCTCAAGATCAATTGGTTCCTGATGCCCGGCGCGCTTTACGCCGACCGGCCGGTCAAGGTCGGCGACTCGTGGAAGAACTGGGTGGAGGACCAGCTTCCGTTGCAAGGCCCGGCGCGGATGCACTTCGAGTGCAAACTCGAAAAACTCGAAGGGCCTCCCGGAAAGCGCGTCGCGACGGTTTCCTTCAAAGGCGCGCTGGAACTGACCGGCGATCTCTCGAAACTCGATCGGTTTGCGCGCTCCTACCAAAGCGAGTGGGACGGCGTCGCCACATTTGATGAAGCCCGGAGTGAATACACGCGACGCATCCAGCAGACGCGCACGAGGCTGATGTTCGCCGGCAAGGCGGCCGACCCAAAAACTCCACCGCCGGATCAGCTGCTTTTCCTGAAAGTGGATCAGTCCTACCGTGTGCTGACGATGGACGAGCGCATGAATGAGCAGAAATCGCTCGCGGCGGCATCGCAACCCAAGGCGACCAGCCAGCCGGCGCCCGCACCCACCATACAACCTTAGTTTAGGCCATACCAAAAAAGGAAACGGCAACGAGTCGTGAGGCACCAGCGCCCCGCCCGTGGGCCGTCAAGTCTAAGATTGCCGGATTCGACTGGCTGTTCGAGGCAATGACTTTATAATCGCGATTGAAAAGGGAGCATCGCTCATGGCTTGGCAGGTATTAGATCGAATTACCCCCGTCGTCGATACCGAGGCGCCTCCGGTCCTCAATGACGCCATTCGCGACAAGATTCGTGCGTTCTTCCCCCGCTACGAGACAAAACGCGCGGCGTTGCTACCCGCTCTGCACGTCGTGCAGGACGCACTGGGCCACGTCAGCTACGCCGCCATGCTCGAAATCGCGCAGGTACTGGAAATTCCCCCCAGTGCCGTCATGGATACCTTGAGTTTCTACACCCACTTCTGGGACCATCACAAGGGCCAGAAAGTGGTCGTTCTTTGCCGCAGCCTTTCCTGTCAGCTCATGGGCGCTGATGCCGTCCTGGAGACACTCAAAGACCAATTGAACATCGACGAGCACGGAACCACAGCCGACGGTCAATTCAGCCTGCTCACAGAGGAATGCCTCGCAGCCTGTGACCACGCACCGTGCATGTTGATCAACGAAAAATTGCACAAAAAGGTCAAGCCTGACGACGTGGCCAAGGTGCTCAAGGACCCGAAGAACGACCAGATCGTCCCGGAGCGATCCGATCTCTTCGACAAGCCGTCGGCGGCCGCACCGGCGCCGCCCGAACTGCCGACGACGTCGGATGTGAACGAAATGAAACGGGCCTGATGGCTTCCGGCATCGCAATTCCTCACATCGTCGACGCAACGGCCATGCCCCCGGGCCGTGGACAACGTCCCTTTGACCCATGTCGCAGCTAACGCCCCACGCACAGCCATCCGACCCGCCCATGCCGGCCGCACTGCCCGCGCCCGGTCGCGATGCCCGCGGGCGGCTGCAATCCCTCGCTGTCTTTCTGCTGCTCCTGATTGCCATTCACCTCATCGCCGGTAAAAAACTTCAACT includes these proteins:
- the nuoE gene encoding NADH-quinone oxidoreductase subunit E; amino-acid sequence: MAWQVLDRITPVVDTEAPPVLNDAIRDKIRAFFPRYETKRAALLPALHVVQDALGHVSYAAMLEIAQVLEIPPSAVMDTLSFYTHFWDHHKGQKVVVLCRSLSCQLMGADAVLETLKDQLNIDEHGTTADGQFSLLTEECLAACDHAPCMLINEKLHKKVKPDDVAKVLKDPKNDQIVPERSDLFDKPSAAAPAPPELPTTSDVNEMKRA